One Pantoea trifolii DNA segment encodes these proteins:
- the otsA gene encoding alpha,alpha-trehalose-phosphate synthase, whose amino-acid sequence MSRLVVVSNRIAIPDGSKASAGGLAVGILDALRDTGGLWFGWNGEISEFSGEEEDEELSQIEKDGITYASLPLNQNDYDQYYLQFSNTVIWPAFHYRLDLVQYQREAWDGYCRVNTLLAQRLKPLLKPDDILWIHDYHLLPFAAELRKQGINNRIGFFLHIPFPTPEIFNALPPHQELLEMLCDYDLLGFQTESDRVAFLDSLSQLTQLQNKGEKKHRAFGNTFMTEVYPIGIEPDTIKEMAEGPLPPKMAAMKRDLGDLQNIIACERLDYSKGLPERFLAFEALLANFPQHRGNVRYSQIAPTSRGDVQAYQDIRHQLETEAGRINGKYGTLGWTPLYYLNQHFDRRLLMKIFRLTNVGLITPLRDGMNLVAKEYVAAQDPDNPGVLVLSRFAGAANELTSALIVNPYDRDEVAAALDRALTMPRTERISRYNDMMAVLRKQDISHWRESFLKDLNTLPVRSDDHGTANKVATFPKLA is encoded by the coding sequence ATGAGTCGTTTAGTCGTCGTATCTAACCGTATCGCGATTCCCGATGGTAGCAAGGCCAGCGCAGGCGGGCTTGCTGTCGGTATTTTGGATGCTCTGCGAGATACCGGAGGATTATGGTTTGGCTGGAACGGAGAGATCAGCGAATTCTCGGGTGAAGAGGAAGATGAAGAACTTTCGCAGATCGAAAAAGACGGCATTACCTATGCCTCACTGCCGCTGAATCAAAACGATTACGATCAATATTATCTCCAGTTCTCCAATACCGTGATTTGGCCGGCTTTCCACTATCGTCTCGATCTGGTGCAGTATCAGCGCGAAGCCTGGGATGGTTATTGCCGCGTCAACACCTTGCTGGCACAGCGCCTTAAACCGCTGCTCAAGCCTGACGATATTCTGTGGATCCACGATTACCATCTGCTGCCGTTTGCCGCCGAGCTGCGCAAACAGGGCATTAATAATCGCATCGGATTCTTTCTGCATATCCCGTTCCCAACGCCTGAGATCTTCAACGCGTTGCCGCCGCATCAGGAACTGCTGGAGATGCTGTGCGACTACGACCTGCTGGGTTTCCAGACAGAATCCGACCGCGTTGCCTTCCTTGATAGCCTGAGCCAGCTAACGCAGCTGCAGAATAAAGGAGAGAAGAAGCATCGCGCCTTCGGTAACACCTTTATGACCGAGGTCTATCCGATTGGTATTGAGCCGGACACCATTAAAGAGATGGCGGAAGGGCCGTTGCCACCGAAAATGGCGGCGATGAAACGTGATTTGGGCGATCTGCAGAACATCATCGCCTGCGAGCGTCTGGATTACTCTAAAGGATTGCCGGAGCGTTTCCTCGCCTTTGAAGCCTTGCTGGCGAACTTCCCACAGCATCGCGGCAATGTTCGCTACTCGCAAATTGCGCCCACCTCGCGCGGCGACGTGCAGGCTTATCAGGACATCCGTCATCAACTGGAAACGGAAGCAGGGCGCATCAACGGTAAATACGGCACGTTAGGCTGGACGCCGCTCTATTACCTCAATCAGCACTTTGATCGCCGCCTGTTAATGAAGATCTTCCGTCTCACCAACGTCGGCTTGATTACACCGCTGCGTGACGGCATGAATCTGGTGGCGAAAGAGTATGTGGCGGCGCAGGACCCGGATAACCCTGGCGTGTTGGTATTGTCACGCTTTGCTGGTGCGGCCAATGAGCTGACCTCGGCGCTGATCGTCAATCCGTACGATCGTGATGAGGTGGCAGCAGCGCTGGACCGCGCGTTGACCATGCCGCGTACCGAACGTATTTCGCGTTATAACGACATGATGGCGGTGTTGCGCAAACAGGATATTTCGCACTGGCGCGAAAGCTTCCTGAAAGATTTAAATACGTTGCCGGTACGCAGTGACGATCACGGCACGGCAAATAAAGTCGCTACCTTTCCGAAATTAGCGTAA
- the motB gene encoding flagellar motor protein MotB, which produces MKAGNRPIVLVKKRKHKGHHGSHGSWKIAYADFMTAMMAFFMVMWLLSISSPKELVQIAEYFKTPLKVALTGGQRSSDSESPIPGGGDDPTQQKGEVKKIVDMDAQKKKLEEIRLNRLREKLDQLIEADPRLKALRPHLIINMVEEGLRIQIIDSQNRPMFKTGSADVEPYMRDILRTIAPVLNDIPNKISLAGHTDDFQYANGDRGYSNWELSADRANASRRELVIGGLDGAKMLRVVGMADTMKLKNRGANDAVNRRISLLVLNHDTEAAIEKENAESDAVQVSDPAQIIPDITAPAVPAASTAPTGSTATPAAPVAATAPAAAATPAASAVTPDQPSQPR; this is translated from the coding sequence ATGAAAGCAGGCAATCGCCCCATTGTGCTGGTTAAAAAGCGCAAACATAAAGGTCACCATGGGAGCCACGGTTCGTGGAAGATTGCCTATGCCGACTTTATGACGGCGATGATGGCGTTCTTTATGGTGATGTGGTTGCTCTCCATCTCCAGCCCCAAAGAGTTGGTCCAGATTGCGGAATACTTTAAAACGCCGTTGAAAGTGGCGTTGACCGGCGGTCAGCGCAGCAGCGACAGCGAAAGTCCGATCCCCGGCGGCGGCGACGATCCGACGCAGCAGAAGGGTGAAGTGAAGAAGATTGTCGATATGGATGCGCAGAAGAAGAAGCTGGAGGAGATCCGCCTGAATCGCCTGCGGGAAAAGCTCGACCAGTTGATTGAAGCCGATCCGCGTCTGAAAGCGCTGCGTCCACACCTGATTATCAACATGGTGGAAGAGGGACTGCGCATTCAGATTATCGATAGCCAGAACCGCCCGATGTTTAAAACCGGCAGCGCGGACGTGGAGCCTTACATGCGCGACATCCTGCGTACTATCGCACCGGTACTGAATGATATCCCGAACAAAATCAGCCTCGCGGGTCACACCGATGATTTCCAGTATGCCAACGGCGACCGTGGCTACAGCAACTGGGAACTGTCGGCGGATCGTGCCAATGCCTCACGGCGCGAGCTGGTGATTGGTGGCCTCGACGGCGCCAAAATGCTGCGTGTGGTCGGTATGGCCGACACCATGAAGCTGAAAAACCGTGGTGCTAATGATGCAGTCAACCGCCGCATTAGCCTGCTGGTGTTGAATCACGACACCGAAGCGGCGATTGAAAAAGAGAATGCCGAGAGCGATGCCGTTCAGGTGAGCGACCCGGCGCAAATTATTCCCGACATTACCGCACCCGCTGTACCGGCTGCGTCGACTGCCCCAACAGGTTCTACTGCGACACCGGCTGCGCCGGTTGCTGCAACGGCCCCTGCGGCAGCGGCGACGCCCGCGGCGAGCGCGGTGACACCAGACCAACCCTCACAGCCGAGGTGA
- a CDS encoding GNAT family N-acetyltransferase → MEFTIRKAKAEDAELLHLLGRMTYSAHFKHMWVSAEELDAFIDKEYGLAELNSSLAAPNESWLIAETDKPIGFAKVTWNTPVPDSGMSGALLNKLYLNPEETGKNYGRWMFESIINEARDKREGYLWLEVLGDNVRARKFYEAFGMQHIKDIPFVTASQQSTLQIMGMMI, encoded by the coding sequence ATGGAGTTCACCATACGCAAAGCCAAGGCAGAGGATGCAGAGCTGCTGCACCTGCTGGGGCGCATGACCTACAGCGCGCATTTTAAACATATGTGGGTTTCCGCAGAAGAGCTGGATGCCTTTATCGACAAGGAATATGGCCTGGCGGAGCTGAATAGCAGCCTCGCGGCCCCCAACGAGAGCTGGCTGATCGCCGAGACCGACAAGCCGATTGGCTTTGCCAAAGTCACCTGGAACACGCCGGTACCGGATTCCGGCATGAGCGGCGCGCTGCTGAATAAGCTGTACCTCAATCCGGAAGAAACCGGCAAAAATTACGGCCGCTGGATGTTCGAGAGCATCATCAATGAAGCGCGCGACAAGCGTGAAGGCTATCTGTGGCTGGAAGTGTTAGGCGATAATGTGCGTGCACGTAAGTTCTATGAAGCCTTTGGCATGCAGCACATCAAAGACATTCCGTTTGTTACCGCCTCGCAGCAGAGCACCCTGCAGATCATGGGAATGATGATTTAA
- the umuD gene encoding translesion error-prone DNA polymerase V autoproteolytic subunit gives MQFYQPAEIRAILALPLFISRVPCGFPSPAQDYVEQRIDLNDFLVDHPSSTYFIRVSGDSMIDIGINEGDMLVVDSSLKPKHGDIVVASLSGEFTVKQLMLQPYLHLKPMNATHAIIAIPDADEFEVFGIVKHVIKTIGR, from the coding sequence ATGCAGTTTTATCAGCCCGCGGAAATCCGCGCCATTCTCGCCTTACCCTTGTTCATCAGCCGCGTGCCCTGCGGCTTTCCGTCCCCAGCTCAGGACTACGTTGAACAACGCATCGACCTCAACGACTTTTTAGTCGATCACCCCAGTTCAACCTACTTCATCAGAGTCAGCGGTGACTCGATGATCGACATCGGGATCAATGAGGGCGACATGCTGGTGGTGGACAGCTCGCTGAAACCCAAACACGGTGACATTGTGGTGGCGTCACTTTCCGGCGAGTTCACCGTGAAACAGCTGATGCTGCAGCCTTACCTGCATCTCAAACCGATGAACGCAACCCATGCGATTATCGCCATTCCTGACGCCGATGAGTTCGAAGTCTTCGGCATCGTTAAACACGTGATTAAAACCATAGGCCGCTGA
- the fucO gene encoding lactaldehyde reductase: protein MINRMILNETAYFGAGAINSIVDEIHKRGFTKALVVTDKDLIKFSVATRITDLLAQHDLSFEIYDDVIPNPTVDVVHAGVDAFRRSGADYLIAVGGGSPQDTCKAIGMMIANPEFSDVRMLEGGAATRNPSVPIIAVPTTSGTAAEVTINYVITDEEKKRKFVCYDPHDIPAIAIIDPDMMASMPASLKAATGVDALTHAIEGYITRGAWELTDMFHLKAIEIIGRSLRDSVKGVPAGVADMALGQYIAGMGFSNVGLGLVHGMAHPLGAFYGTPHGIANAVLLPHIMAFNAEHTGEKYRAIAHALGIEGAYACSLADARALAIDAVITLNHDIGIPLRLRDIGMQEQDVDALAAAAFADVCTPGNPRECSVEMIRSLYRELF from the coding sequence ATGATTAACAGAATGATCCTCAATGAGACCGCTTATTTCGGTGCGGGCGCGATTAATTCGATTGTCGATGAGATTCACAAGCGCGGTTTTACTAAAGCGTTGGTGGTTACCGACAAAGATTTGATCAAGTTTTCGGTCGCCACCCGCATAACCGATCTGCTGGCGCAGCACGACCTCAGTTTCGAAATCTATGATGACGTGATTCCTAATCCCACCGTTGATGTGGTGCATGCGGGCGTCGATGCTTTTCGCCGTTCGGGTGCCGATTATCTGATCGCGGTGGGCGGCGGCTCGCCGCAGGATACCTGCAAAGCCATCGGCATGATGATTGCCAATCCCGAGTTCAGCGATGTGCGCATGCTGGAAGGCGGTGCCGCCACGCGTAATCCTTCTGTGCCGATCATTGCGGTGCCGACTACCTCAGGCACCGCAGCGGAAGTCACCATCAATTACGTCATCACCGATGAAGAGAAGAAGCGCAAGTTCGTCTGCTACGATCCGCACGATATTCCGGCGATTGCCATCATCGATCCCGACATGATGGCCAGCATGCCCGCCAGCCTGAAAGCGGCCACCGGCGTCGATGCGCTGACGCACGCCATTGAAGGCTACATCACGCGCGGTGCGTGGGAGCTCACCGATATGTTCCATCTCAAGGCGATTGAAATTATTGGCCGCTCGCTGCGTGACTCGGTCAAAGGCGTGCCTGCGGGCGTTGCCGATATGGCGCTGGGTCAGTACATCGCCGGGATGGGCTTCTCGAATGTCGGACTCGGTCTGGTGCACGGTATGGCGCACCCGCTGGGCGCGTTTTACGGCACGCCGCACGGCATCGCCAATGCGGTACTGCTGCCGCACATCATGGCGTTCAATGCCGAACATACCGGCGAGAAATACCGCGCTATCGCGCATGCACTCGGCATAGAAGGTGCCTATGCCTGTTCATTAGCCGACGCACGTGCGCTGGCGATTGATGCGGTGATAACCCTGAACCACGATATCGGTATTCCGCTCAGACTGCGTGATATCGGCATGCAGGAGCAGGATGTGGATGCGCTCGCCGCCGCCGCCTTCGCTGATGTGTGTACGCCGGGCAATCCGCGTGAGTGCAGCGTCGAGATGATTAGATCACTTTATCGTGAACTGTTCTGA
- a CDS encoding biofilm development regulator YmgB/AriR family protein, with product MSENHNLYAALPDTELAEHFRNADSTLKNEAAVLDRVIRHVLATEGRVSNKSIILCLIMALETAESDAEADVLRKTLEIVVGYTPDDA from the coding sequence ATGTCGGAAAATCACAACCTCTATGCTGCACTGCCTGACACCGAGTTGGCAGAGCATTTTCGCAATGCAGACAGTACGCTAAAAAACGAAGCTGCCGTATTGGATAGGGTTATCCGCCACGTGCTGGCCACGGAAGGACGAGTCAGTAATAAATCGATTATTCTTTGTCTGATTATGGCGCTGGAAACCGCAGAAAGTGATGCTGAAGCCGATGTGCTGCGCAAAACGCTGGAAATTGTGGTGGGCTATACGCCTGACGACGCCTGA
- the ycgZ gene encoding regulatory protein YcgZ, with protein sequence MRQNGYTPSSVEAIANYFSKASLPSQQETLGQIVVEILREGRNLNRKSLCTKLLRRLELAANAEEEHHYHQLIGLLFERES encoded by the coding sequence ATGCGTCAGAACGGATACACGCCGAGTTCAGTCGAGGCCATTGCCAACTACTTCAGCAAAGCGTCGCTGCCATCGCAGCAGGAAACATTGGGTCAGATCGTGGTTGAAATCTTACGCGAAGGCCGTAATCTCAACCGCAAATCGCTCTGTACCAAGCTGCTGCGCAGACTGGAACTGGCCGCCAACGCCGAAGAAGAGCATCACTATCATCAGCTGATTGGCTTATTATTTGAACGCGAAAGCTGA
- the flhC gene encoding flagellar transcriptional regulator FlhC — protein MTEKSIVQEARDIQLAMELITLGARLQMLESETQLSRGRLIKLYKELRGAPPPKGMLPFSTDWFMTWEQNIHSSMFCNAWQFLLKTGLNSGVEAVIKAYRLYLEQCPQSDEGPLLALTRAWTLVRFVESGMLELSDCKCCGGSFINHAHQPVGSFVCSLCQPPSRAVKRRKLSADSADTFPQLLDEQVKRAV, from the coding sequence ATGACCGAAAAAAGTATTGTTCAGGAAGCGCGCGATATTCAGCTGGCAATGGAGCTGATTACGTTGGGCGCACGACTGCAAATGCTGGAGAGTGAAACGCAGCTGAGCCGTGGTCGCCTGATTAAACTGTATAAAGAACTGCGTGGTGCTCCACCACCGAAAGGCATGCTGCCATTCTCTACTGATTGGTTCATGACCTGGGAACAAAACATCCACTCCTCTATGTTCTGTAACGCCTGGCAGTTCCTGCTGAAAACCGGGTTGAACAGTGGCGTTGAAGCGGTAATCAAAGCTTATCGCTTGTATCTTGAGCAGTGTCCGCAATCGGACGAGGGCCCGCTGTTGGCGCTAACGCGTGCATGGACCCTGGTGCGATTCGTTGAAAGCGGCATGCTGGAACTGTCTGACTGTAAGTGCTGTGGTGGAAGCTTTATTAACCACGCGCACCAGCCCGTCGGCAGCTTTGTCTGCAGCCTGTGCCAGCCGCCATCACGTGCCGTAAAAAGACGTAAACTTTCTGCAGATTCTGCCGATACCTTTCCACAACTGCTGGATGAACAGGTTAAACGCGCCGTTTAA
- the umuC gene encoding translesion error-prone DNA polymerase V subunit UmuC yields MFALVDVNSFYASCETVFRPDLRGKPIVVLSNNDGCIISLSREAKALGIKMGAPYFKHREELMRHKVVVFSSNYALYGDMSRRVMETLALISTRVDEYSIDEAFVDVTGINACMTFEQLGCDIRDRIYQDTHLRVGVGIAPTKTLAKLANWAAKRWTKAENVMDLSLPHRQRELMKLVKVEEVWGVGRRLSKKLNLMGINTALELAETPTALIRKHFGVVLERTVRELCGESCLAFEEVVPNRQNILCSRSFGDRITEYQDMREAIANYAARAAEKLRSERQYCRHIGTFIRTSPHDAHHPYYANAASQTLITPTADSRDIIQATLNCLDRIWVPGKRYMKGGVMLGDFFSDGVAQLDLFAEYQPRHNSDQLMALIDKMNAHQRGALWFAGQGIQKPWSMKRDMLSPAYTTRLADLPVAK; encoded by the coding sequence ATGTTTGCCCTGGTGGATGTGAACTCGTTTTACGCCAGCTGTGAAACGGTGTTTCGCCCGGATCTGCGTGGCAAACCGATTGTGGTGCTGTCGAATAACGACGGCTGCATTATTTCCCTGAGCAGAGAAGCCAAGGCGCTGGGCATCAAGATGGGCGCGCCCTACTTCAAACATCGCGAAGAGCTGATGCGTCACAAAGTGGTGGTGTTCTCGTCTAACTATGCGTTGTATGGCGATATGTCGCGCCGCGTGATGGAGACGCTGGCGCTGATATCCACGCGTGTGGATGAGTATTCCATTGACGAAGCCTTCGTTGATGTTACCGGCATCAATGCCTGCATGACGTTTGAACAGTTAGGCTGCGATATCCGCGACCGCATTTATCAGGACACCCATCTGCGCGTGGGTGTCGGCATTGCACCGACCAAAACCCTCGCCAAACTCGCCAACTGGGCGGCCAAACGCTGGACCAAAGCCGAGAACGTGATGGATCTCTCTTTGCCCCACCGTCAGCGCGAGTTGATGAAACTCGTCAAGGTTGAAGAGGTGTGGGGCGTGGGCCGGCGCTTATCGAAAAAGCTCAACCTGATGGGGATCAACACCGCGCTGGAATTAGCGGAAACCCCAACCGCGCTGATCCGGAAACACTTCGGCGTGGTGCTGGAGCGCACGGTACGTGAATTATGTGGCGAGTCTTGTCTGGCGTTTGAGGAGGTGGTTCCCAACCGACAAAATATTCTCTGCTCGCGCTCGTTTGGCGATCGTATTACCGAATATCAGGATATGCGCGAAGCCATCGCCAATTACGCCGCGCGCGCCGCAGAGAAGCTGCGCAGCGAGCGGCAATATTGCCGTCATATCGGGACGTTTATTCGCACCAGCCCGCACGATGCGCATCATCCTTATTACGCCAATGCGGCCAGTCAAACCTTGATTACGCCCACCGCTGACAGTCGCGATATTATTCAGGCCACGCTTAATTGTTTAGATCGTATCTGGGTTCCCGGTAAGCGTTATATGAAAGGCGGCGTGATGTTGGGCGATTTCTTTAGCGATGGCGTGGCGCAGCTTGATCTGTTTGCGGAATATCAGCCGCGTCATAATAGTGACCAACTGATGGCCCTGATCGATAAGATGAATGCCCACCAGCGCGGCGCGCTATGGTTTGCTGGCCAGGGGATTCAGAAACCCTGGTCGATGAAGCGCGATATGCTGTCACCGGCGTACACCACCCGGCTGGCGGATCTACCGGTGGCGAAGTAA
- the flhD gene encoding flagellar transcriptional regulator FlhD: MGTSELLKHIYDINLSYLLLAQRLINQEKASAMFRLGIDESMADTLSQLTLPEMVKLAETNQLVCQFRFTDHNHINRLTQESRVDDLQQIHTGILLSSRLLRNASKDDVSAKKRAV, translated from the coding sequence ATGGGTACATCAGAATTACTAAAACATATATATGACATCAATCTGTCATATTTGCTTCTTGCTCAGCGTTTAATTAACCAGGAAAAAGCTTCAGCAATGTTTCGTTTAGGCATCGATGAATCGATGGCTGATACATTGTCGCAATTAACCTTACCTGAGATGGTAAAATTAGCGGAAACCAATCAACTGGTTTGCCAGTTCCGTTTTACCGACCACAACCATATTAATCGTCTGACTCAAGAGTCACGTGTGGATGACTTGCAGCAAATCCACACCGGTATTTTATTATCCAGCCGCCTGCTGCGGAATGCGTCTAAAGATGACGTCTCCGCGAAGAAGAGGGCCGTTTAA
- the motA gene encoding flagellar motor stator protein MotA: MLIILGYIVVVGSVLGGYAMVGGHLGALYQPAELIIIGGAGIGAFLVGNNGKSIKKTLKALPLLMRGSKYNKAVYMDLMALLYRLMAKSRQQGMLSLERDIEDPSQSEIFANYPRILSDKQLVDFITDYLRLMVSGNMNAFEIEALMDEEIETYEHECEVPAQSISAVGDGLPAFGIVAAVMGVVHALASADRPAAELGALVAHAMVGTFLGILLAYGFISPLASVLRQKCAETTKMMQCVKVTLLSSLNGYAPQIAVEFGRKTLYSAERPSFSELEEHVRNAKNPAKQTSDENS, encoded by the coding sequence GTGCTGATAATTCTGGGTTATATCGTGGTCGTCGGCTCCGTGTTGGGCGGCTACGCGATGGTCGGCGGACATTTAGGCGCGCTCTATCAACCGGCGGAGCTGATCATTATCGGCGGTGCCGGTATTGGTGCTTTTTTAGTCGGCAATAATGGCAAATCGATTAAGAAAACATTAAAAGCGCTGCCATTGTTAATGCGCGGCTCGAAATATAACAAAGCGGTATACATGGATTTAATGGCGCTGCTGTATCGCCTGATGGCGAAATCACGTCAGCAAGGCATGTTGTCATTAGAACGCGACATTGAAGATCCCAGCCAGAGTGAAATTTTCGCTAACTATCCGCGTATTTTGTCCGATAAACAGTTAGTCGATTTTATTACCGATTATTTGCGTTTAATGGTCAGCGGAAATATGAACGCCTTCGAAATCGAAGCGTTGATGGATGAAGAGATCGAGACCTACGAACACGAGTGCGAAGTACCCGCGCAAAGTATATCGGCGGTGGGTGATGGCTTACCGGCTTTCGGTATTGTCGCGGCGGTAATGGGCGTGGTGCACGCACTGGCATCAGCCGACCGTCCGGCGGCCGAACTGGGTGCGTTAGTGGCCCACGCGATGGTCGGTACCTTCCTCGGCATTTTGCTGGCTTACGGCTTTATTTCTCCGCTGGCGTCGGTGCTGCGTCAGAAATGTGCCGAAACCACCAAGATGATGCAGTGCGTGAAGGTGACGTTGCTCTCCAGCCTCAATGGTTACGCGCCGCAAATCGCCGTGGAATTTGGTCGTAAAACGCTCTACTCCGCCGAGCGTCCCTCGTTCTCAGAGTTGGAAGAGCACGTGCGTAACGCCAAGAACCCGGCGAAACAAACTTCGGATGAGAATTCATGA
- the otsB gene encoding trehalose-phosphatase has protein sequence MTPAVNQNSTLPSLSGGLYAFFFDVDGTLAAIQSQPESVSIPASVRQLLQQISNLSHGAVALVSGRPIAQLDALVAPLETPAAGVHGAERRDAAGRVHRHSLPGDVAQTLQTELQQTLDQWPNTLLEVKGMAFALHYRNAPQYENAIMQLAEDAAARFPELTLQPGKCVVELKPQGIDKGAAVREFMQEAPFAGRIPVFVGDDLTDEKGFLAVNAMQGISVKVGEGASHARYRLDSVEAVWHWLEQLLLQLEHDNVGKEFRL, from the coding sequence GTGACCCCCGCGGTTAATCAGAACAGCACCTTGCCGTCGTTAAGTGGCGGACTTTATGCCTTCTTTTTTGATGTCGACGGCACGCTGGCAGCGATTCAGTCGCAGCCCGAGTCGGTCTCCATTCCCGCCTCGGTACGCCAGCTCCTGCAACAAATTTCCAATCTCAGCCACGGCGCAGTCGCGTTGGTTTCCGGACGTCCAATTGCGCAACTTGATGCCTTAGTGGCGCCGCTCGAAACGCCAGCCGCTGGCGTGCACGGTGCAGAACGCCGCGATGCGGCGGGACGTGTACATCGCCACAGCTTGCCGGGCGATGTGGCGCAAACGCTGCAAACCGAACTGCAGCAGACGCTGGATCAATGGCCGAATACGCTATTAGAAGTGAAAGGCATGGCGTTTGCGCTGCACTATCGCAATGCGCCGCAGTATGAAAACGCCATCATGCAGCTGGCCGAAGACGCGGCCGCACGCTTTCCCGAGCTGACGCTGCAGCCAGGCAAATGCGTGGTGGAACTGAAGCCGCAAGGCATCGATAAAGGTGCCGCCGTGCGTGAATTTATGCAGGAAGCGCCCTTTGCCGGACGCATTCCGGTATTTGTGGGAGACGACCTGACAGACGAAAAAGGATTCCTCGCGGTCAACGCCATGCAGGGCATTTCTGTCAAAGTCGGTGAAGGGGCCAGCCATGCACGCTATCGCCTCGACAGCGTTGAGGCCGTATGGCACTGGCTTGAACAACTATTATTACAACTAGAACATGACAATGTGGGTAAGGAGTTTAGGTTATGA